The Musa acuminata AAA Group cultivar baxijiao chromosome BXJ2-2, Cavendish_Baxijiao_AAA, whole genome shotgun sequence genome contains the following window.
ATCTGTTATTCTAAGACAGTTGAAAGATGTATGTTGGTATTCCGTGGGACAACAGAGGAGGGTGCTAATTTTCatctgtatatatgtacatacatatatatagtgagatgtaaattgtgattttgttgatgcagGCACCTAAACCAGAACATGTGGTAGAAACTGCTGCACCAAAGCCAGGTCGCAAAGGCactggaaagaaagaaaaagtaccTGAAGCAAAGACAAGCGAAATTGCTAGTGAAGTTCTAGCAGATCCTCTTGCTGAGAAACTTCGACAACAAAGGTTAAACAATTGTTGTGTTTCTTGTTTATGTTTTCAAGGGATTCACTCTGGGTAATGTCTCCCTTGTGTAGTAATATAATCAGGACAAGACACTAGTTACCTTTATTTTAGCCATTTTGGTCACAGGTGCTTTCATTGGCTAACACGTAACAACTCTTGgcagacttgttgaagaagctgaCTACAAATCAACTGCTGAGTTGTTTGCCAGGAAAGGTGATGAAAAATCCCTAGATAACTTTATTCCCAATTCAGAGGATGATTTCTCAGAGTATGCGGAGCTTCTCTCTCATAAAATCCAGCCTCACGAGGTTTGCAGATCTGTCTGAAgattttttgaatcttttactagtacccGTTCTCTTGGTATTGACCTACTTATTTATTCTTCAGAAAAGCTTTCATTACATAGGCTTTCTTAAAGCCATTATGAGGCTCTCTATGACTTCTTTAAAAGCAGCAGATGCGAAAGAAATAGCTTCTGC
Protein-coding sequences here:
- the LOC135605554 gene encoding uncharacterized protein LOC135605554; translation: MADWEEDDFEPARPSLITNQPKSQWDDEDVEDEDIKESWEDEEVPVQAPKPEHVVETAAPKPGRKGTGKKEKVPEAKTSEIASEVLADPLAEKLRQQRLVEEADYKSTAELFARKGDEKSLDNFIPNSEDDFSEYAELLSHKIQPHEKSFHYIGFLKAIMRLSMTSLKAADAKEIASAVTAIANEKLKAEKEANAGKRKQGTKKKQLHVDRAEDEFAAGGYDDMDDYDFM